The sequence GATCAGGTTGGTACCTTTACACCTAAGCGCACACCCTGTGATGTGCTGGACTGTGGTGACGTAGGCTACGTTATTTCAGGTGTGAAAGAAATTGATGGTGCGCCGGTAGGTGACACATTGACCCATGCACATCATGGTGCCGATAAGATGTTGCCAGGCTTCAAAGAGGTAACGCCACAGGTTTATGCCGGTATTTTCCCTGTCAGCAGTGATGACTATGAGAATTTCCGCGAAGCTTTATCTAAACTGCGTTTAAATGATGCCTCATTATTTTTCGAACCAGAAAGTTCACAAGCCTTAGGCTTCGGCTTCCGTTGTGGTTTCCTCGGCCTTTTGCATATGGAAATCATTCAGGAGCGTCTGGAGCGGGAATACGATCTTGACTTGATTACCACAGCGCCAACCGTTGTGTTTGAAGTGCTGAAGAAAAATGGTGAAGTCGTTCGCGTTGAAAACCCATCATCACTACCGGATATTGGCACGATCGAAGAAATTCGTGAGCCAATCGTCAGAGCTGACATTCTGGTACCACAAGATCATCTAGGTGCGGTCATTACCTTGTGTGTCGAAAAGCGCGGTGTACAGAAGAATATGCAATACATGGGTAAACAAGTGGCCTTGACCTATGAACTTCCAATGAATGAAGTGGTCATTGATTTCTTCGACCGTGTGAAATCTGTCAGCCGTGGTTATGCCTCGCTTGATTACCACTTCGTCAGATTTGAACCCGCCAATCTGGTTAAGCTGGATATCATGATTAATGGTGAACGTGTTGATGCGTTGTCGTTGATTGTGCATAAAGACACCAGTGTCAGTCGCGGTAGGTTATTAGTAGAAAAAATGAAAGAGCTTATTCCTCGTCAAATGTTTGATATTGCGATTCAGGCGGCGATTGGAGGTCATATTATCGCGCGCTCGACAGTCAAAGCGATGCGTAAGAATGTATTAGCAAAATGTTACGGTGGTGACGTTTCTCGTAAACGTAAATTGCTGGAAAAACAAAAAGCAGGTAAAAAACGGATGAAATCAGTCGGCAAGGTGGACGTTCCACAAGAAGCTTTCCTCGCCGTTTTACAACTGTCAAAGAATTCATAAAAAGGTAGGAGCGTTAAACAGTGAGTTTTCCCGCAATCATGGTTTTACTGGTAGCCATTACTGGCTTGATTTGGTTAATCGACAAGCTGTTCTGGGCCCCACGTCGTGATAATGATGCAAAAGAACCTGTGGTGGTGGAATACGCACGTTCATTTTTTCCGATTATTCTCCTGGTGCTGGTGATTCGTTCATTTATTGCTGAACCTTTCCGAATTCCCTCATCATCGATGGTGCCAACCTTGCACATTGGTGATTTCATTCTGGTGAATAAATTCTCATATGGCATTCGTTTACCCGTTCTTAATACAAAAATTTTCGATACAGGTGAGCCACAACGTGGAGATGTCGTGGTGTTTCGTTATCCGGTGAAAAAACATAAAGACGATCCGGATATTGATTACATCAAACGTGTTGTAGGGCTGCCTGGCGACAAAGTCGGTTATTTCAATAAAACGATTTATATTAATGGTAAACCTGTTGCACAAGATCCGCGCGAAAAGCCGGAAAGCATGATCAATATTGCTGCGCCTGGTTCAGAATTACGCGCTGAGCAATTAGGTGAACATAACCATTTAATACTGGTTGAACCTGGCATTAAACGGGTGGAAGGCGAAACGGTAGTACCTGAAGGACACTATTTTGTAATGGGTGATAACCGTGATAACAGCAACGATAGTCGTTACTGGGGCACTGTCCCTGAAGAAAACCTTGTTGGTAAAGCGTTCCTTGTCTGGATGAGTTGGGACTGGAATGAAGGCGGAAT is a genomic window of Methylophaga thalassica containing:
- the lepA gene encoding translation elongation factor 4, encoding MKNIRNFSIIAHIDHGKSTIADRFIQICGGLTAREMSQQVLDSMDIERERGITIKAQSVSLEYKARDGETYQLNFIDTPGHVDFSYEVSRSLAACEGALLVVDAAQGVEAQSVANCYTAIELGLEVLPVLNKIDLPSAEPERVAQEIEDIIGVDAMDAVRCSAKTGIGIEDVLEELVAKVPAPKGNPDGPLKALIIDSWFDSYVGVISLVRIVDGSLKTKDKIKVMSTGHEYQVDQVGTFTPKRTPCDVLDCGDVGYVISGVKEIDGAPVGDTLTHAHHGADKMLPGFKEVTPQVYAGIFPVSSDDYENFREALSKLRLNDASLFFEPESSQALGFGFRCGFLGLLHMEIIQERLEREYDLDLITTAPTVVFEVLKKNGEVVRVENPSSLPDIGTIEEIREPIVRADILVPQDHLGAVITLCVEKRGVQKNMQYMGKQVALTYELPMNEVVIDFFDRVKSVSRGYASLDYHFVRFEPANLVKLDIMINGERVDALSLIVHKDTSVSRGRLLVEKMKELIPRQMFDIAIQAAIGGHIIARSTVKAMRKNVLAKCYGGDVSRKRKLLEKQKAGKKRMKSVGKVDVPQEAFLAVLQLSKNS
- the lepB gene encoding signal peptidase I, which encodes MSFPAIMVLLVAITGLIWLIDKLFWAPRRDNDAKEPVVVEYARSFFPIILLVLVIRSFIAEPFRIPSSSMVPTLHIGDFILVNKFSYGIRLPVLNTKIFDTGEPQRGDVVVFRYPVKKHKDDPDIDYIKRVVGLPGDKVGYFNKTIYINGKPVAQDPREKPESMINIAAPGSELRAEQLGEHNHLILVEPGIKRVEGETVVPEGHYFVMGDNRDNSNDSRYWGTVPEENLVGKAFLVWMSWDWNEGGIVWNRLGKSIE